The genome window GCTGCAAAACGTGCCGGCAGATCAATGAGTGAAGGTGTTATTGCATCTTATATACATATGGGCGGGAAACTCGGGACTCTTGTGGAAGTAAATTGTGAGACCGATTTTGTAGCAAAAAACGAAGATTTTCTTGAATTTGCAAAAAATATTGCAATGCATATTGCAGCTACAAATCCTGTTGGTATCAGGCCGGAAGATGTTCCGGAAGATGTAATTAATAAGGAGAAAGAAATTTACCGTGCCCAGGCGCTTGAAACCGGCAAGCCTGAAAATATTCTGGACAAAATAGCAGAAGGGAAGCTTAATAAATTTTTCAAGGAGAATTGCCTGTTGAGTCAGCCTTATGTGCGTGATCCCAATATGGCTGTATCGGACTTGATAAACGAGATGATAGCTAAAATAGGGGAAAATATAACGATAAAACGTTTTGTGAGATTCCAGGCGGGGGAATAATAAGCATTGTCAGATCCACGTTATAAAAGAATTATGTTAAAATTGAGTGGTGAAGCTCTGATGGGAAATCAGGGCTTCGGCATAAGCCCTGAAATGATAAACAATGTGGCCGGAGAGATTAAAGAGATAGTCGATCTTGGTGTAGAAACGGGCATAGTCGTTGGCGGCGGTAATATATTCAGGGGGATTGCGGCAAGTTCATATGGAATGGATAGAACGGCAGCAGATCATATGGGTATGCTGGCTACTGTAATAAATTGTCTTGCGCTGCAGGGCGCTTTGGAAAGAATGGGAATCCAAACCCGTGTTCAGACCGCATTATCGATTAACAAAGTGGCAGAGCCCTATATACTGCGAAAAGCTGTAAGGCATTTGGAAAAGGGCCGGGTTGTTATTTTTGGAGCCGGGACAGGTAATCCTTACTTTACTACCGATACAGCCGCTGTTTTAAGAGCGCAGGAGATTCACGCCGAAATATTTCTAAAGGCAACCAAAGTAGATGGTTTGTATGATTCTGATCCCGTAAAGAATCATGATGCCATTTTTATTAAAAAAACCAGCTATATGGATGTTCTGCGAAAGCAGCTTGAAGTCATGGATGTAACTGCTGTTTCTCTTGCAATGGACAATTCACTGCCACTTGTGATCTTTAACCTTAATGTAAGCGGTAACATAAGGAATGTTATATGCGGTGAGGAAATCGGCACATTGATCACTAACACTAACATACACGATATGATGAGGTAAAAAAACCATGATTGAATCTATTTATGAGGAAACCAGGGAAAAGATGGGCAAGTCAATAAGTGCACTGAAGAATGAATTAGTGCGTGTAAGAACAGGGCGGGCATCCCTCAATCTTTTTGACGGTATACGGGTCGATTATTATGGCACACTTACCCCGATTGACCAGATGGCATCTCTTTCCGTGCCTGAAAGCCGCCTCATAACTATACAGCCGTGGGATGTTTCGGCGATTAAAAATATAGAAAAGGCGATTTTAAAATCCGATTTAGGATTAACTCCTTCAAGTGACGGGAAAATTATTCGTATTTCCATTCCTCCGCTTACGGAAGAGAGGCGGAAAAAACTTGGTAAAATTGTTCACCAGAAGTGTGAAGATTACAAGGTCGCGGTACGTAATATCAGGCGGGATTCAAACGAGGTGTTAAAGGGTCTTAAAAAAGATGGCGATATTGCAGAAGACGTCGCGTTTAAGGCCCAGGATCAGATTCAGACGATAACCGACGAGAATATCAAGTCGATAGACGAAATTTATAAAGAGAAGGAAAAAGAAATTCTTGAATTCTGATAAAAGGGGCTCCACAATTTCCTCGACTGCTGCTCCAGAGCTTGGGCCTGAATATATTCCAAAACATGTTGCCATTATAATGGACGGTAACGGCAGATGGGCCAAAAAGAGGCTTTTAAATCGAATAAAAGGTCATGAAAAAGGAGCGAATACTGTACGGGCAATCGTTAAAACTTGCCGGAAAATCGGTATCCCGATTCTTACGCTTTTTGCTTTTTCCACAGAAAACTGGCAGCGTCCAAAAGTTGAGGTGGCTGCGCTTATGTCTATTCTTAAGAGATTCCTTGTGACAGAGCAGAAGGAGATGATGGAAAACGATATCCGTCTCAATGTAATCGGACAGATAGAACGTTTGTCTGGGGAAGTGCGGGATGCTTTGCGCAATGCCATGGAATTAACAAAAAACAATAAGGGTCTCCTCCTAAACCTTGCTATAAGTTATGGAGGAAGATATGAGATAGTCAGGGCAGTTCGGAAAATTGCAGGAAAAGTTAAAAATGGGATAATTGATCCTGATGATAGGAAAGATGAGATCACTGAAGATTTAATATCAGACCACCTTTATACCAGGGCAATGCCGGATCCTGATCTTCTTATACGAACCAGCGGTGAGATGCGTATCAGCAATTTTCTTTTATGGCAGATAGCGTACGCAGAAATTTTTATCACAGATACTCTTTGGCCTGACTTTGACAGTAAAGAATTCATAGGCATTCTTAAAGACTATCAAGACAGAGAGCGCCGGTTCGGTAAAGTATAGTTTTTTATATGAATAATTTCAACACATCATCGGTTGTCGAAGTAGGGGTTCAAGATTTTGAACCCCTACTCAAGATTTTGAACCCCTACTCCCTCTGGCCTTGTGCCAAATTTTAAAATCAGGTAATTATCTAAAAATCTATATAAAAAATAAATCAGCGTTTATGCATTTAAAAAGATGGATTACAAGTTTTGTGGCCCTCCCCTTTGTAATTTTCCTTATTTACAAGGGTGGGGCTTTTTTATTTTCAATAGTCATAAGCGGTGTATCGATAATAGCTTTATGGGAATATTTCCGCATTGTATTTACCAAGGGAGAAATGCGGAAATTCAGCTTGCTTATATGGTTATGCTATTTAACCGGAATTATAATTATTTTATTATCATACTGGAGATTTTTAGATTTAATTCCTGTTGTTATTGCTTGCCATCTTATTGCCTCGGGAATAATTGTTGTTTTGTCATACAAACCAGAGCTCCATATAATCGATATTATTGCAAAGGAGATTCTGGGGATTTTATATGTTCCTGTTTTACTTTCGTTTATTATTTTGCTTAGAAACAGCGATGAAGGCATAATATGGACTTTTTTCCTTTTGCTCCTTGTTGTTATAGGAGATACAGGCGCATTTTACACAGGTTCTTTCCTTGGCCGGCATAAACTATGTCCATCCGTAAGCCCTGGGAAAACCATAGAAGGCGCAGTCGGAGGCCTATCCGCGGTTCTGGTTACCGGTGCTCTTTTTAAATTTTTTTTTCTCCCTGACTTATATTGGGCAGGCTCCATTATTTTTTTTCTTTGTATCGGTATAACGGCTCCCATGGGTGATCTGTTTGAATCCATGCTTAAACGGGAAGGCGGGATTAAAGATTCAGGTACATGTTTGCCGGGCCATGGCGGAATTCTGGATAGGATCGATGCGCTTCTTTTTGCGGCTCTGCCGGCATATTATTTTAAGGTATATTTGTTGCATGGATAGAAAGAGATGAAACAGCTCGCGATATTAGGTTCAACAGGCTCAATAGGCTGTAATACCCTTAAGATTGTTGAAATGTTTCCGGATAGGTTTATAATCAAGGTACTGGCCGCAAAGAATAATGTCGAATTGCTGGCGGAACAGATCGAGCGTTTCAGTCCCGAATTAGCCGTTGTCTTTGATGATCAGCATGCAGTACGCTTGAAAAAGAGACTTAAGAATAACAAAACGGTTGAAATTTTGTGCGG of Desulfosarcina sp. BuS5 contains these proteins:
- the frr gene encoding ribosome recycling factor, producing the protein MIESIYEETREKMGKSISALKNELVRVRTGRASLNLFDGIRVDYYGTLTPIDQMASLSVPESRLITIQPWDVSAIKNIEKAILKSDLGLTPSSDGKIIRISIPPLTEERRKKLGKIVHQKCEDYKVAVRNIRRDSNEVLKGLKKDGDIAEDVAFKAQDQIQTITDENIKSIDEIYKEKEKEILEF
- a CDS encoding phosphatidate cytidylyltransferase, with the translated sequence MHLKRWITSFVALPFVIFLIYKGGAFLFSIVISGVSIIALWEYFRIVFTKGEMRKFSLLIWLCYLTGIIIILLSYWRFLDLIPVVIACHLIASGIIVVLSYKPELHIIDIIAKEILGILYVPVLLSFIILLRNSDEGIIWTFFLLLLVVIGDTGAFYTGSFLGRHKLCPSVSPGKTIEGAVGGLSAVLVTGALFKFFFLPDLYWAGSIIFFLCIGITAPMGDLFESMLKREGGIKDSGTCLPGHGGILDRIDALLFAALPAYYFKVYLLHG
- the pyrH gene encoding UMP kinase encodes the protein MLKLSGEALMGNQGFGISPEMINNVAGEIKEIVDLGVETGIVVGGGNIFRGIAASSYGMDRTAADHMGMLATVINCLALQGALERMGIQTRVQTALSINKVAEPYILRKAVRHLEKGRVVIFGAGTGNPYFTTDTAAVLRAQEIHAEIFLKATKVDGLYDSDPVKNHDAIFIKKTSYMDVLRKQLEVMDVTAVSLAMDNSLPLVIFNLNVSGNIRNVICGEEIGTLITNTNIHDMMR
- a CDS encoding isoprenyl transferase, whose product is MNSDKRGSTISSTAAPELGPEYIPKHVAIIMDGNGRWAKKRLLNRIKGHEKGANTVRAIVKTCRKIGIPILTLFAFSTENWQRPKVEVAALMSILKRFLVTEQKEMMENDIRLNVIGQIERLSGEVRDALRNAMELTKNNKGLLLNLAISYGGRYEIVRAVRKIAGKVKNGIIDPDDRKDEITEDLISDHLYTRAMPDPDLLIRTSGEMRISNFLLWQIAYAEIFITDTLWPDFDSKEFIGILKDYQDRERRFGKV
- the tsf gene encoding translation elongation factor Ts translates to MTKVSAAMVKQLREKTGAGMMDCKEALTECGGDVSKAVDFLRKKGLATAAKRAGRSMSEGVIASYIHMGGKLGTLVEVNCETDFVAKNEDFLEFAKNIAMHIAATNPVGIRPEDVPEDVINKEKEIYRAQALETGKPENILDKIAEGKLNKFFKENCLLSQPYVRDPNMAVSDLINEMIAKIGENITIKRFVRFQAGE